From Salmo salar chromosome ssa04, Ssal_v3.1, whole genome shotgun sequence, one genomic window encodes:
- the LOC106604038 gene encoding UDP-glucuronosyltransferase 2C1: MHSSSPWGNLSFLSLVSFLLLLPAPSCHGGKVLVFPVDGSHWVNMKVLIEELHARGHTITVVRPSTSWYITEESPLYTSITIKEKESLYSFFETFLQRHFEAQIEGVSALKFFQLTKEFLSMIEEAHILSCDTLARMFDDKELMKSLQDAQYDMMLTDPAMAGGMLMAHYLKLPVVLNARWITSGEGHFAIAPSPLSYIPVPGSGFTDKMTFIQRVQNMLHYSIIVYQQRFMVGPSYDAICAKYFEGGCDIISLIQESDIWLMRSDFVFDFPRPTMPNVIYMGGFQCKPAQPLPPELEEFVQSAGEHGVIIMSLGTLVNALPVDITDQIASVFAKLPQKVIWRHRGKKPSTLGNNTLLVDWMPQKDLLGHPQTRAFVAHGGTNGVQEAIYHGTPVLGIPLFFDQYDNLLRLQERGAAKILELAMFNGPNFQQALNQVLTHAPYRENMQRLSRLHRDQPIKPMDKALFWLEFVMRHKGASHLRTSANRMPWYSYNSVDVLLLLLAAGGGVLLSTGLLIRILWRTCRKNRNKTKQH, translated from the exons ATGCATTCCAGCTCTCCCTGGGGAAACCTCTCGTTTTTAAGTCTGGTGtcatttctccttctccttcctgcACCGTCCTGCCATGGAGGAAAAGTCCTGGTCTTTCCTGTCGATGGAAGCCACTGGGTCAACATGAAG GTACTGATCGAGGAGCTCCATGCCAGAGGCCACACCATCACAGTGGTCAGACCCTCTACCAGCTGGTACATCACCGAGGAGTCACCTCTATACACCTCCATCACCATCAAGGAGAAAGAATCCTTATACAGCTTCTTCGAGACCTTCCTACAGAGGCACTTTGAG GCTCAGATAGAGGGGGTATCAGCGCTGAAGTTCTTCCAACTAACCAAGGAGTTCCTAAGCATGATAGAAGAAGCCCACATCCTGTCCTGCGACACGCTGGCTCGCATGTTCGACGACAAGGAGCTGATGAAGAGTCTCCAGGACGCTCAATATGACATGATGCTCACCGACCCTGCCATGGCTGGAGGGATGCTGATGGCCCACTATCTCAAACTGCCTGTGGTGCTCAACGCCCGTTGGATCACCAGTGGGGAGGGCCATTTTGCCATCgccccctctcccctgtcctacATCCCGGTCCCAGGGTCTGGATTCACTGACAAGATGACCTTCATCCAAAGGGTCCAAAACATGCTACACTACAGCATCATCGTGTATCAGCAGAGGTTCATGGTTGGGCCAAGTTATGACGCAATTTGCGCCAAGTACTTTGAAGGGGGCTGTGACATCATCTCCCTGATCCAGGAATCTGACATCTGGCTGATGAGGTCTGACTTTGTGTTTGACTTCCCCCGTCCCACCATGCCCAACGTCATCTACATGGGGGGGTTCCAGTGCAAGCCGGCCCAGCCCCTGCCTCCAGAGCTGGAGGAGTTTGTCCAGAGTGCCGGGGAGCATGGGGTGATCATCATGTCTCTGGGGACTCTTGTCAATGCACTTCCTGTTGATATCACAGACCAGATTGCCAGTGTGTTCGCCAAGCTGCCTCAGAAG GTGATCTGGAGACACCGGGGCAAGAAGCCCTCCACTCTGGGCAACAACACCCTTCTGGTGGACTGGATGCCCCAGAAAGACCTCCTGGGTCACCCCCAGACCAGAGCCTTTGTGGCTCACGGAGGAACCAACGGGGTCCAGGAGGCCATCTACCACGGCACCCCAGTTCTGGGGATACCCCTGTTCTTCGACCAGTATGACAATCTTCTGCGTCTGCAGGAGAGAGGCGCTGCCAAGATCCTGGAGCTGGCCATGTTCAACGGACCCAATTTCCAGCAGGCTCTGAACCAGGTGCTCACCCACGCCCCCTACAGGGAGAACATGCAGAGGCTGTCCCGCCTGCACAGGGACCAGCCCATCAAGCCCATGGACAAGGCCCTCTTCTGGTTGGAGTTTGTGATGCGACACAAGGGGGCGTCTCACCTCCGTACGTCGGCCAACAGGATGCCCTGGTACTCTTACAACTCTGTGgacgtgctgctgctgctgctggctgccgGGGGAGGAGTCTTGCTCTCTACTGGGCTCCTGATCAGGATCCTCTGGAGAACCTGCCGGAAGAACAGGAACAAAACCAAACAACACTGA